One part of the Sorangiineae bacterium MSr11954 genome encodes these proteins:
- a CDS encoding TetR/AcrR family transcriptional regulator, whose translation MNDEVAQAEVRERIVMAALHVFATYRFPWTTMAMVAERAAVAEKVVRTHFGSKEELYDEVLARALLQIPAPNVLRSCRAQADGNREPDADGLEAHLLTYFLERVQFIRDNAHQLERLIREAIIRPELLRRVLERQQQFYAYFSDFAQHFGEHGELRDDVDTITVLRIALSVAMGYCVARTILLPQAEWNDEDDARLMACVLAHGFRPRQDVPQSRPAPRTKRTIKPQVSKENGARLLDLSGTSASSVTPDALAMLLMAVPSAFRSFLEPLGFPWETANDRLEACLDWFFVYRARMARDNPTRIKRTIQEAILRPATFRRALARQVGNYPRLNQLIHRFQEQGEIRPDIPALSIVRIVLSAIMGYCIVSTLLFPEANWDDGDEAWMMGNVLVNGFRPRRRATSQIQPKAERFKTSSSEAKMKASPPSGREANVRKRASRTKKTSR comes from the coding sequence ATGAACGACGAGGTTGCTCAAGCGGAGGTCCGAGAACGCATCGTCATGGCGGCCCTGCACGTCTTTGCGACCTATCGTTTCCCGTGGACCACCATGGCGATGGTGGCCGAGCGCGCCGCCGTGGCAGAGAAGGTCGTCCGCACGCATTTCGGCAGCAAAGAGGAGCTCTACGACGAAGTCCTCGCCCGTGCACTGCTCCAAATACCCGCACCAAACGTGCTTCGATCGTGTCGGGCCCAAGCCGACGGCAATCGTGAGCCCGATGCGGACGGTCTCGAGGCGCACTTGCTGACGTATTTCCTTGAGCGTGTCCAGTTCATTCGTGACAACGCCCATCAACTGGAACGCCTTATTCGAGAGGCGATCATCCGCCCGGAACTACTGCGGCGCGTTCTCGAGCGCCAGCAGCAATTCTACGCCTATTTTAGTGACTTTGCTCAGCACTTCGGAGAGCACGGGGAGCTTCGAGATGATGTGGACACCATCACCGTGCTGCGCATCGCGCTCTCGGTCGCCATGGGGTACTGCGTCGCGCGCACGATCCTACTGCCCCAAGCAGAGTGGAATGACGAAGACGACGCTCGGCTAATGGCATGCGTCTTGGCCCACGGCTTTAGGCCGCGACAAGATGTGCCACAATCCCGACCGGCACCGAGAACGAAGCGCACCATCAAGCCCCAAGTATCGAAAGAAAACGGCGCGCGGCTTCTTGACCTTAGTGGAACAAGCGCAAGTTCCGTCACGCCGGATGCCCTTGCAATGCTCCTAATGGCCGTTCCCTCTGCCTTTCGGTCTTTTCTGGAACCCCTCGGATTTCCATGGGAGACGGCGAACGATCGGCTCGAGGCGTGCCTGGACTGGTTCTTCGTCTACCGGGCCAGAATGGCCCGCGACAATCCGACTCGTATCAAACGGACGATTCAGGAGGCGATCCTCCGCCCCGCAACGTTCCGAAGGGCCCTTGCCCGACAGGTGGGTAATTACCCGCGACTCAACCAGCTCATTCATCGTTTTCAGGAGCAGGGCGAGATCCGTCCGGACATCCCTGCCCTCTCCATTGTTCGGATCGTCCTCTCGGCCATCATGGGATACTGCATTGTGAGCACGCTCCTATTCCCCGAAGCCAATTGGGACGACGGTGACGAAGCTTGGATGATGGGGAACGTACTGGTCAACGGGTTCCGACCGCGGCGTAGGGCGACGTCTCAGATTCAGCCGAAAGCAGAGCGCTTCAAGACTTCGTCTTCGGAGGCGAAGATGAAGGCATCACCGCCGTCCGGGAGAGAGGCGAACGTCCGCAAACGCGCATCGCGTACGAAGAAGACGTCCAGATGA
- the tnpB gene encoding IS66 family insertion sequence element accessory protein TnpB (TnpB, as the term is used for proteins encoded by IS66 family insertion elements, is considered an accessory protein, since TnpC, encoded by a neighboring gene, is a DDE family transposase.) — translation MFSANVRIFVSVERVDLRISFDRLAGIVRERFGDDPRGGSLFVFLNKATDRCKVLFYDRTGYALLYKRLDQGVFVAPPRTEGASRMEMSPEAFSRFLEGLAVEGKKKNSSVH, via the coding sequence ATGTTCTCGGCGAATGTCCGCATCTTTGTGAGCGTCGAGCGGGTCGACCTTCGCATCAGTTTCGATCGGCTCGCGGGGATTGTGCGCGAGCGTTTCGGTGACGATCCGCGAGGAGGTTCGCTCTTCGTGTTTCTCAACAAGGCGACCGACAGGTGCAAAGTCTTATTCTACGACCGCACCGGATATGCGCTTCTATACAAGCGCCTTGATCAGGGGGTATTCGTCGCGCCGCCGCGCACCGAGGGCGCCTCGCGTATGGAAATGAGTCCCGAGGCGTTTTCCCGATTTCTCGAAGGACTCGCCGTCGAAGGTAAGAAAAAGAATAGCAGCGTACACTGA
- a CDS encoding IS66 family transposase, producing MRIDALEAQVAWLSKQLFGVKRERLPASTLQVLLDATILASSGSEPSPAPAEPEKPNAAQPLAGPDRVTPSPPSGVRKRRTPHGRGQLPEHLPVETVDISPGETPEGARYIGEEVSYRLAFRKSGYTRLRVVRKKFAQDNDDASVAVHIEPVPDEMIPRALPDPAMLAHTIHSKWGDQIPYTRLSKIIARHGVRVPVSTLSAWEKLAEPVARLVVDAAWEHALAQCQVIGIDATGVRVMASPHDRRAHIWVLLADRAQVFFRYSALHTSDMPKSWLEEFGGIVVADASSVYDELFRAPGAPKEAGCMAHCRRKYFFALPTDTRARGFVELADELFTIERDIAHLSPDARLLIRKERSAPLVEIFARARDCLLDDPSVDPRGPFSRALRYSHNHWEALTRFLVNGSIPLSNNDVEREIRHVAIGRKNWMHLGSDDAAEVACTWLSLIASARHAGLDSEEYLRDLFRVLPSWPKRRVVELAPMNWLATRARLLPHELEAPLGKITIPPQLGESP from the coding sequence GTGCGCATCGATGCCCTCGAGGCGCAGGTGGCATGGCTCTCGAAGCAGCTTTTCGGCGTCAAACGCGAGCGCTTGCCGGCAAGCACGTTGCAGGTGCTGCTCGATGCGACGATTCTCGCATCGAGTGGCAGTGAGCCATCGCCGGCCCCGGCCGAGCCCGAAAAGCCCAACGCGGCGCAGCCACTGGCCGGCCCCGATCGCGTGACCCCGTCGCCTCCGAGCGGTGTCCGAAAGCGCCGTACTCCACATGGGCGCGGGCAGCTTCCCGAGCACCTGCCCGTGGAAACCGTGGACATTTCGCCCGGCGAAACTCCTGAGGGAGCCCGCTACATCGGTGAGGAGGTCTCTTACCGATTGGCGTTCCGTAAGTCCGGGTATACACGATTGCGTGTGGTCCGGAAAAAGTTCGCCCAAGACAATGACGATGCCTCGGTCGCCGTGCACATCGAGCCCGTGCCCGACGAGATGATTCCGCGCGCGTTGCCCGATCCTGCGATGCTCGCCCACACGATTCACTCGAAATGGGGCGATCAGATCCCGTACACGCGCCTGTCGAAGATCATCGCCCGGCATGGTGTGCGTGTGCCCGTTTCCACGTTGAGCGCGTGGGAAAAGCTCGCCGAGCCGGTGGCGCGCCTCGTCGTCGATGCGGCTTGGGAACACGCGTTGGCTCAGTGCCAGGTCATCGGCATCGATGCGACGGGGGTGCGCGTGATGGCAAGCCCCCACGATCGAAGAGCTCACATCTGGGTGCTCCTTGCCGATCGGGCGCAGGTCTTTTTTCGCTATTCCGCGCTGCACACGAGCGACATGCCGAAAAGCTGGCTCGAAGAATTTGGCGGTATCGTCGTCGCAGACGCCTCCAGTGTGTACGACGAATTGTTTCGCGCTCCCGGCGCGCCGAAAGAGGCCGGCTGTATGGCACACTGCCGGCGCAAGTATTTCTTTGCTTTGCCCACCGACACGCGGGCGCGCGGTTTCGTCGAGCTTGCCGACGAGCTGTTCACCATCGAGAGGGACATCGCGCACCTTTCGCCCGACGCACGCCTTTTGATTCGAAAAGAGCGCTCTGCACCGCTGGTCGAGATTTTCGCCAGGGCCCGCGATTGCCTGCTCGACGACCCCAGCGTGGATCCACGCGGGCCTTTCTCCCGCGCCCTTCGGTACAGCCACAATCATTGGGAGGCGCTCACGCGATTTTTGGTGAACGGGAGCATTCCACTTTCCAACAATGACGTTGAACGCGAAATTCGACATGTGGCGATCGGACGGAAAAATTGGATGCACCTGGGCTCCGACGACGCCGCGGAAGTGGCCTGCACATGGCTTTCGCTCATCGCATCCGCGCGCCACGCCGGACTCGATTCCGAGGAATACTTGCGCGACCTGTTTCGTGTCCTGCCGAGTTGGCCCAAACGACGCGTCGTCGAACTTGCCCCCATGAACTGGCTCGCCACGCGCGCCCGCCTCCTCCCCCACGAGCTCGAGGCTCCTCTCGGGAAGATCACCATCCCCCCGCAGCTCGGCGAGTCCCCATAG